From Novipirellula galeiformis, the proteins below share one genomic window:
- a CDS encoding DUF6793 family protein translates to MPLFEVETNSHIIITWAEDEQAARAVVADAYPYDEIARLTKRPRDTWVISKGALGLTSPSLDPCLVARECLSRSSGDKVNAIRLYRMETGSDLEHARKAIESNMVMGW, encoded by the coding sequence ATGCCGCTATTCGAGGTTGAAACCAACTCTCATATCATCATCACCTGGGCCGAAGATGAACAGGCGGCTCGTGCCGTGGTTGCCGATGCATACCCCTATGACGAGATCGCTCGGTTGACCAAACGCCCTCGTGACACCTGGGTGATTAGCAAGGGGGCTCTGGGGCTAACCTCCCCGTCGCTGGACCCCTGCTTGGTGGCTCGCGAATGCTTGAGTCGTTCCTCCGGTGACAAGGTGAATGCGATTCGCTTGTATCGCATGGAAACGGGCAGTGACCTCGAACATGCGCGCAAAGCGATCGAGTCGAATATGGTGATGGGCTGGTAG